TCTGCCATTGCTGCTGTCTTTCTGCCCTAGTGATGAAGTCTCATTAAGAACACTGCATGACAATGACACATCCTTCCATTTCTattccatttcccttcctcttgGTTTTTCCTCAAGTTATTCAATCTTCTACATGACAATACAGATTTTCACAGTGAACATATGGATAGTTGAATCACATTGTTTCTTCTTTAAACTTACTCTCagtcctccttcttctccaggaCGTGAAGCTGCCATTCTTCTTTCTATttcctcctgtttctttttcttctgctctacAGAGTAAACATTCTTAATACCTCGAGAGGAAGCCTGGGAGAAAACACATTTGAGTAAGACCAAGTTAGTGATTTTTCTGGAGAGAAACCAAACTCCAAGTGTTGGCAACACTATTTTATGAACTGTGGTTTGCATGAAAAGACTGAAGCACTTAGTGATGCTGCTATTACATCAGGGTAGCCCTTTCAGGATAGTTCCTCATTCTGTGAACCCTTGGTCCCATAGGTAAGTGAGGgtggttttgtttccctttgttGTTGCATCCAGGTGAAGATATTTAATCCTCAGATGCAGAACCAGAAGTCCACAGATTTTTAGTCTGTTTTTTTTGCAGTGTCAGGGCCTACTTTTACCCTCAtgaacaggagagaaaaagaccTGTGTTAGTAGCGCTAGCCCAAGCTGTGAAGAAGTTAAACTTTTCAACTGTGATCTCTGAGAAATACCCTGCATGACAGTCCAGCCTTCAAAATGTCACAGGGCGTGTGGGTAGCAGAATGAAAAATCTGTCCTGAACTGCAGGCTTCCTATCCTTGTGGAACTGTTTAATGACAATCTAGACTAGATGGCAGGAGCATCAGAATTACAGTTAACACcatgaaataggaaaaaaaagaaaatgttttaaaaactgattcTTATCTAAGTTTAGGGTTATAATAACATAGCAGAACTTACACAAAAGATGCTAAAATCCATCAAGGCAAACCAGCAATGTTCTCACCTGAATTTCAAGGTCCTGACAACAAGCTCAATTCTCAGTGGGGTACCAAGACAAATCTCACCAGCAAATAACAACCCCCTTAGACCCTATGTTCTCTGCCTCTTAGGAAACTGGCCTTCCAAGTGAGTCAGGTCCCAAACTGCAGCACCCCAAAAGGAAGAACAGCTCATGTGACATCAGAAGGGATAATGAGCAGCTaagaagcagagaaggaaggacATCTGATCTACTCTCTTGTCCCCTCACAAGGGTGAAACTAAGTATGGCTGCTTGCAAGACATCTCCACTATTCAGCATTCAGAGGCTAAAATGATCTCAAAGATAGTCCTGAAAAATCCTGGTAGATACTTTTATCTCTTTGTcttccaagaaaacaaaaagcaacagtgatacttccatttttctttgtcaGCATAATGGGTCCCACAAAGCTTCAAGGACATCCACAACCCTAATTACTTCACTTCTCAATCCTCTCAGGAAAGCTTTTTAGCCAGTCAAGAGCTAGCTATTTCCTACAGTTATGCTTAAAAACCCATTTGTGATTGAAAACAACATGTGGATTGCTTTTAGTACATAGAATGACACAAAATCAAGGATTTTTAGGAGTCTCATGCATCACTCAGCTGTTGCTCCAATTATTTACTAAACTCCCTTCAAAACAGGTCAACATGGTCCCCATGCATAATGGCCAATTCATAATTTAATATGTAATGTCACTAACATTCACACAAGTAACAATCCCTTCTcttcacagctcagctgtggtCTCCAAGACAAACCATTCCAAATCTACAATAACAGTATATGCTATAAATCTTTTTAGAGgtatgcaaggaaaaaaacaggttGGCTGTTCTGCTAGAACATTTGTATCCTACCTCTTCTAACTTTAAAGATATCTAAGTAGTTAAAGCTTGGCaaccttaaaaagaaaaaatactaagTTAATACTACATCTTTGCTGGAATCTGAGCTTATAAACATGCTCAAACTGTTGCCTTGTTGATAAAGAAGAACCTGCACGTGCATACAACCTGCAATTTTAAGAAAAGTACAAGTGCAGTACCACTTAAAATTGCCACTGCAACAATTGTTTGACCACTCTGGTTTGAATACTTCTCCATCTCTTGTTTTCAAGTCTtagaacaaggaaaaaataacgTTGCAGTTGCTCTTCCAGTTCTTACGTTGTTTTATAAGCTACTGTAAAATATGACCCATCCAAACAAGCTCAGCTACTTTGCAATGGTCTTAGAGCACCTACCTGTGAAATTCTTAATAGATATAAAAAGGTATAAATGTACAACATTAATAATACCAGGAAAGTACTTAACAACAATTCCCACAATCCAAACACGATACACAGTGTCACCAGAGAAGCCACAGCCATtctctaaaaataatttcaacaaATGACATTTTATCAGACATTACCTCCATCTGCCTCTTTTCAGCGGCTTCTGCTAGTTGTCTTCTTTTTACTTCCTAGATAAAAATGTTACAGACAGTGAAATTCTACTTCAATACAGTCTTTGCactctttttaaagttttaatttttaagtatgACTCAAATCTGTGATACTAACTCCCACAAAATGACAACCTCAAGGTAATTAGCATCGTctttccctgcactgccagcctgcAAGAGCGAAGTGTTTTTAGTGACTAATATGtcagaagagcagctgctgacatATATACAGTCAAACCCCACCAGAAATCACGATTCAGCTGTTCTGCACCTTCACTGAAAAAACCCAGCCTGGGGTGAAATGGCACGGAGTGTATGAAACATCCTTTTAGAGTCTGGAAGGGGGAATGCTTGCTCTCCCAGCAAAGCGGgctcccttccttctcccccgTGAAACCCTGAGATGAGGGGCCAAACCACAGACATGGGCTAGGAAAAATGTCATGCGGTAGAGAGTAGTTAGAAGCGAGCATCGCTATCCACCgcgggggaaaaaaaaaaaaaggcacagctTTTCCTATTTCTTGTAAAAGTGGGGCTCACTGTGGCCACAGCTATGCACTAACACGCCTCACGGGAACGGCCGGTGCGCACAGAACCACGGGGCCCGCGCACGGTGCCCgcggggcagggcagagcagccgCAGGTTCCGGGGCCCAGGCCCGAGCTGCGGGGTGCCCCCGGCCCCAGAGCTCtccgcagcccggcccgggggccAAGGACCGGCTCCCTTTCCCCGGCACAGCCTCCCGGGGCACCGCagcggccccgcggcccggcctccatgctggggagggaaggagggaaggaaggaaggaaggaaggaaggtcaCCGCCCCCGCGCTCCCATCGCCGCGGCCGCGCCAGGCGGTGACAAACACCGGGGAAGGACGGGGCAGTCCCCGCCGCCCCGCACTCACCGGGTCCGGTGTCTCCACCACGTCCTTGACGGCATCGCCCAtgcagggcaggcactgccccATGGCGAGCCCCAGCACGCAGAGGCCCCGCGCAGGAAGCGGCGGCAGGGCCCGCCCCGGCCTGGGCCCGGCGGGGGCGGAGGCTGGAACGGGGACGCGCGAGTGCCCCCGGTAGTGAATTCAATGGAAGGTGTTCCATAGTGAGTTCTCCCTGTGACGGCACGGCAGAACGGTGCGATCGGTTTCGGGGCCCGCCGGCAGCCCGCATTCCCATGCCGTGCCCGGCCGAGCTCAGCTGTGAGGCCCTGCCCGCCGCAGACCTGTCTCGGCCGGGTGATCGAAGGTGTCGCTTTCTGcctcttctgctgtttcttccagttttttcttaagagaaaaggaagaaaccTTCTCTTCCAGTTATTTATAGTAGATTCCAGCATTACCGCATTTCCTGAATTTGAGTGTTTCAATTTCCTCAAATTGAGTGAATTTGATTGGTATGTTTGGTGTATACATCAATCCCCAAGGATTATGCGAGGAGtataaaatgtgtgaaaaacgccagtcgcttgtttttaaaattttaaaagtttaattataataaaatggttataaaaatagcaatataattagagtaataataatttggacaaattaGATTAGGGCAAgtatgagacaatagaaacaaagagttacagacagtccggGTGCCTTTTCTGAGCAGCacgagcccgaaaaaggacccacgttaacagaggattaacccttaaaagcaacagcctgttgcatattcatacacctcatacatgatgcataaattccattcagaCATAGGACTCTGGTCATTGTCAACTTCTTCTTAATCCTGATGGTGTCGTCCTGGTTGAGCGAGAtgggaagaagtttgtttcttctgataagagagcaataaattctctttctctaaAAGATTCAgatgtcctgtggctgctatctcactgcaagtcctttctttagaaaaaggtatcttacatagcatagtttctattttaacattttgttataacctaaaactatatttaacaaaCTATTTAAGAGAATTAATATAGTATTACTTTgtaacacaacacatataatattcattttaatatttgcaaaaagccaatcataaaatatgcatttttcacaaatatATTCTTAATAAAGGATCATGCAACATCTGCCAAGATTCTTGTCTACCTTGGTAATTTTGACCAAGGTTTatcttttttgttcttgtggTCCTAGGATTTATTTCATGAGCTTGTGATGTCATACATTGTTGTGAAGTACGAATTTAAGTTTTTGCATTTGTTCCATCCATCTGTAATCAGGCACAGAATCATGTGATGGTAGAATCATAGCGTGgggtgggttggaagggatcttaatGAcccttgtcttggtttgaaaagacagacGTCCactaaggaaggcaggagcctcccttaATGTAAATGTAAAACCCCTCCCTCCGAATTACTATAATTCTGAAATGACGGGCTctcaggaaaagctgtggagTAGGAagaacagttctttattaggaaaaaaaatgcagtagtataaaacaacactgacagagtgaGAATatgacctgacaccctgtgggtcagggtgttggcacAGTCCCATTCCAtggtggctcagccctcctgcagtgccagctgtggttctCTTGGAGCAGTGATCTTGCAGAAGGATGGAGTTTTCTTttgaaggtccagtggtggtgtagatgggcctggtcttcttctgggaatccagtgaaaaagaaatgtgctcctctgggaatccagtgggcaaaggctgctgtgctgttccaaatctcagatcatatccaggtaggaatgcttgtCTCCACCCCTGGGCAGAGGATCTCACAGTGGGATGGtgtaattttatcagccatgtagggacactcactggccataaacagaagatattttctggagggaggattggttgtggaagagataaagaaaactgtaaCAGGTGGCCCAATGagcagaagataactgccccacaTCTAACAGATGGCAACAGaacacacacccccagccacatcttgcatTTCCAACCTAAGACAACCCCCTGGTTCCAAACACTCTACCAcggtcagggacaccttcccctagaccaggttgctctaagacccagccagcctgggcttGGACATTACCAGAgctggggcacccacagcttctctgggcaacctctgccaCTGCCTCCCTACTgccacagtaaagaagttcCTCTGAATacctaatctaaatctaccctcaTTCAGTTTAAAGACATTCCCTCTTTGAAGCTGCTCTTACAATTGCACTTTCTTGTAAacctctccatctctcttgtaTGTATTACAGGAAAGGGTTTTCAGGTCTCTCTGGGCTCTTCTCTAGGTTGAACAAGGCCAACTGTCTCAACCTGTCTCTGTACTAGAGGTGCTTCAGCTCCCTGAGGGTCTTCATGGCTCCCCTGGACTCTCCAACAGGTCTGTCCTTCTCATGTtggggccccagagctgtgcacagtgctcctgctggggtctcacaagagcagagggaaggcacAGTCACCTCCTCGACCTCCTCCTCACACTGCTCTTCACGCAGCCCGGGATGTGGTTGGCTTTGCAGGCTGCAGGTGCACATTGCTGGGTCCTGTTGAGCTTCTCACACCCCTGGCCTTCTCCTGAGGACTCTCAATCCATCTTTTGTCCAGCTtgtatttgtgcttgggattgcaCTGATGCATACGCAGCACCTTGCCACCTCTGTGGACCCTGTGCTACTGAAAACCAAGCCATGCAAAACCAATACAATAATATAGTCAGAAGTTGTTTATTGAGAAGTAGCAGAAACATGATAACAATTTTCTGTGTCAGAGGGCCTATATGTTAGAGGATTTCAAGGGTGATGATTTTTTTGCTAAATCTTTAACCTTTCAGTGAAATCACTTGGATTGAGGTCGTTTAATAGCTGcttatttttgggatttcacAGTACCTTAATAGTAATAGACCGGGGGAGGGGGTTTTCTTATTTTAGTGCTTTGAGGGCATTTTTGTCTGCTCCTCCCACCCTGCTAATAAGATTGTAATGATATAACACATTAGTTGTGCAATTAAGTTTAAAAACTGCCTACTTAACACAGTCATTAATAGTAGTAGCTTTGCTTTTGAATTGGGCTGCTAGGGAGgttggtttgaattttttattcatCTGATTAATTACGTTTAATGAGTTTTGAATAtttgatttaagaaaaaatatgtattgaAAATGTCCATGACCTCTCTGCAGGGTTTTGGGAGTGCGTTAGAAGATCTGAAAATTTGTCATAGATTCATTTGTAACAGTTTAGTTATGTTGACATTTGTGCAAGACTAGTACTGAGTTGTGCTATAATGACTTTTATAAATGTTGATTAGTCTCTACCTCTTATTTTCTTGATATCCAGCAGGTGGTACTGTAGACACAAAAATATCCTGTATTTTCCAAATCGATAATAACACCTTCAATTTCCTGTTTTGGTTTGATATTACAGGCAGTTGTATTATTTCTATTGCATGTAAATCTAGAGAGAGAAACCAATTCTGGCTGATAGTTTATAGCGGCGTTGGTGTTCGGGGGCctgtggccggctggctcctgaaattccgcattgtgcaggatgcctcccagtcccaagctggcaccagccctaaaagaaagaagaaacaggtTGATACAAAAAGGGAAAGTAGACTCCTGCAACAGTAACTGGTAAGAACATCACGGTAGTAAGGATGAAGGGGGGTAAGACCGGATCAGGTTCCCCTCTTGCCACAAAGAGTCGCTGATCCTCTGTGGAGGGGAGGCATGGTTGGGAGCGTGGCCTGTGCCGGACCCCCATTTCTATTGATCCTCCTGTTTATCAATACCAGTGAGGGGGGATCTCTGCTGTGTGAGAAATGTTACTGTCCTCTATATGCAGGAGACTCTCGGACTGCCGTCCTCAGAACCCACACTAATCCCAGCCCCAGTTGTATCAACTTTTTGTCATTAACAACCTGTACAGAGGACAGCAAAACATATTGGCTATTTGAAAATATAGggaattttaaacagaaattgctGGGGGAATGtcatatgaaagaaaaatggatctGTTCAGAAAAGAGACCTATTcaaggaaaagtgaaatatgGGGCTTATGAACCAGATTTGATtaaagaaagagagataaaAGGGGTAATCCAGAAGGGGCCAGAAATCCAGACACtaggaaggaaaaatctgttcctGGACTTAGCCGAGAAAATCAGTCATGACTTTAACATCTCTAACTGTTGGATTTGTAGGGACACCCACATGGCTGAAGTTTGGCCATGGGAGGGGATTCCCATGAGCCCATGGAGTGTACTCAGAATACTGGGCAGAAAAGGACCCAGACCAGATAAGAGACCCGAGGAGGAGATGTGGAGTTTGAGATCTGAAGTAATTGGAGAAGAATGCCTTTGGAGGAAAAGCTCTGAGTATACCATCTATTTGGGTGAGATCCATTGCAAAAGGTATTGAATAACACCCACCAGTGGTGGATCCCTAGACCCCCACATCTATACTGGTCTGGATCTCAAAGACCACAGTGCTCCtacaaagagagagagaaattataTGAGTGCCCCATACTTGGATGCACcccaaatataaaaattttggaATAAGACTAGCCACAAATTAGAAAAACATCCACAATTTTGGAGAGCCCCAAAAAGTCTCTATTGGCTGTGTGGAAAAGTGGCATATGTGGTCCTACCAAAAGGGTGGGCAGGGAGTTGTACTCTAGGCATTATAAGatcctccttcttcctccttcctagAGTGGAAGGGCAGCATCTGGGAGTGCCTCTCTATGACAAattagcctggaaaaaaaagagacatatTAATAGGGGGCACCCAACAATGGGGGAATGAAGAATGGCCCCCTGAGCGAATCATCACCACCTATGGCCCTGCCACCTGGGCCCAAGATGGGTCATGGGGATATAGAACTCCAATCTGTATGTTAAATAGAATCATCAGATTACAGGCTTTATTGGAGATTATTTCCAAGCAGTCCACATTAACCACAGACCTTCTCAATGCCCAGTCCCAGCAAGTGAGAACAATGATTTATCAAAACTGGCTGGCGTTAGACTACCTTTTAGCTGAGGAAGGAGGGGTATGTGGCAAATTTAATTCTTCCAACTGTTGCGTGGAAATAGACAATCATAGTGAGGTAATTACAAACATTACTGCCAACATCAGGAAATTAGCCCATGTCCCTGTCCAAAAGTGGACCCCATTGCTACAAACTGATTGGGGAAATTGGTGGAATAACATCTTAAAAGATGATTGGTGGAAAAAGGTATTAATTTTACAGGAGGTGCACTAATGAGTGTTGTTCTTCTCCCTGGCATGATACCATACCTTATCCAAGTTATCACAAGGACGGTAATCGACTCCCTTGAACTCAGCCTTAAGACTGGATTAAAGAATGCAAAAAATAAGAACATTCTTCTATTACAAGAACATGAATTTGAAAGAGCCCAAAACCCTGAGACTGCCAAGACAGCCGCTGAAATGTACAAATGGTACCAGAAATTGAGACAACTATATACCGTGGAAGGAGAAACAGACTGAGAGACAGTTCAAAGACTGGACATGTTGATGCGGGCTAAAGCCTGATCAAAGTTTTAAAGGAGGGAGTGTTACAAGTGAGATTCAGTTTGTATTGAGTAAAGGTTGAGTTGATTATTGTAACCTTGGGGAGTTATTGTTTTAAGGGGCTTAGTCAATGTTCTTTGAAAGTTCTAAAGGGTCCAGGATATAGCAGGAGGATGGTCCAAAGGGGCAGAATAACACCCAGAAACAGAGTCAGCACACTAAAACCAGCGACGCAGAAGGAGATTGGATGAAAGACCAAACCAATCATTCAATGCCCCGAGGAAATGATTGGTCAGGAATGAAGGACAGCAAAGACCAATATGAACACCAGAAACAAGCCAATCACTGTGTGGATTCAAAACCACCAATCTTGGACCCAAAGGGGAGTTATAAAATGGGAGTTCAGTTGAGTTTGGGGCTCTTTTGAGGAACTCGCTACCTGGAGAAACCAGTATGTGGCGTAGACacactgctatttttttttttgacttgtTGCGTGGGGGTCTCAGCCTATCTCAGGCCTTCCATCTCCTGTAGATCTTTTNNNNNNNNNNNNNNNNNNNNNNNNNNNNNNNNNNNNNNNNNNNNNNNNNNNNNNNNNNNNNNNNNNNNNNNNNNNNNNNNNNNNNNNNNNNNNNNNNNNNNNNNNNNNNNNNNNNNNNNNNNNNNNNNNNNNNNNNNNNNNNNNNNNNNNNNNNNNNNNNNNNNNNNNNNNNNNNNNNNNNNNNNNNNNNNNNNNNNNNNNNNNNNNNNNNNNNNNNNNNNNNNNNNNNNNNNNNNNNNNNNNNNNNNNNNNNNNNNNNNNNNNNNNNNNNNNNNNNNNNNNNNNNNNNNNNNNNNNNNNNNNNNNNNNNNNNNNNNNNNNNNNNNNNNNNNNNNNNNNNNNNNNNNNNNNNNNNNNNNNNNNNNNNNNNNNNNNNNNNNNNNNNNNNNNNNNNNNNNNNNNNNNNNNNNNNNNNNNNNNNNNNNNNNNNNNNNNNNNNNNNNNNNNNNNNNNNNNNNNNNNNNNNNNNNNNNNNNNNNNNNNNNNNNNNNNNNNNNNNNTTTCTTGTTAGCAGCTCGCTGActtctgctgtgcctctgctctgaATAAATCGGGATTTGCCAAGGAGCACTCCTTGTGCTCCCACTGCTCTAGCTTGGACTGGGATTTGGTGTCTTTCTTTCCAATAGCTGGCACGCGTTGGGTTTGGATGGGAAGGAATGCTGTGCCCCAAACAGGggtgctttgttttctgctgagcagggcttgcccTCTTCAAGGACTTTGCAGTGTCCCTTGGTGCACCAGTGCAATGCTTTCCACTGGCAAGGGAGGGATGAGCGTCGAAGGCAGAGGCAACGAATGCACCTGAAACACCTTTGCCGTGTCTCTGTCCTTGTCTGGGAGGGGACCATCCCTATCCTGGAAGGGGACAATGTTCTTTCAATGTCATTTCTACAAtggggtttcttttccattaatgtatttaaaaccACTCTTTTTATCGTGCTCTGCATTTCTGGCCACCTTCATCTCCCGCTGACCTTTCACCACTTCTACCAAACTTCTTTCTGCAGAGGCTAGAAGCATCTGTGTATTCTTCTCGTGACCTGGATGCCACAGGGCACACAGCTTCCTTTTCCATTCTCTTTCCTGGAGAAGGTGCCTCTCCGGGCGAGCCAGCCTTGTGCCTCGCCTGCTTGGCTTCCGACATTTGGGCATCGCCTGCTCAGTGCCCTTAGGAGGTGATGTTTCCAAAGCCACCAGCACTGATGCACCCCAGTACCGTCAAAACCATTTTCCCTGGGGACCTTGCTTAGCagttccctgagcagcctgaaatCTGCTCTCTTCATGCTCCGAGCTGAGGCTTTGCTGGCGCCCTTTTCCTCTTGTCAGAGGTTTCAGCCTCCATTGATTTGTGGTGGCTGTGGCCAAGAGGGTCCCCAGTCCCCGCTTGGCCCAGGGCACGTGGGGCTCAGACGGCGGCCTGGCTCTAggggggctgagctgcagagtcCTGCGCTGTTGGGGGCTCCTCCCTTGCTGGGAGGAGGCTTCCTGGGGAGGAAGCAAGCTCTGGCATGAGCCCTGAGGCCTGGTGTGCATTGGCCTGCTGCCGAcgggagggaaagaaagaggaagagttCATCGGGGCTCAAGCTGAAATGACgttctgctgcttctggttCTTCTCAGAGCTTTGGACAGGAGGCATCTCTGTCCCTTACCCACACAAGCCCTTGGAATGCACACAGGGACCCGTGTGTCACTTGAGGAGACACACCAAGAAGCACCTGTCACTTTCAAAGGGCAGCTGTTGTGTCACTGTTGCATTTCTCGGCTAGGTCAAGCCCCTCCTCCCCGCACTACTACAGCCTGTGCTTGAAGGCACAAAAGGACCATCCTGGAGGAATAGCGTGGAAAGCTTGACAAAGGCTGAAGGGAGCCCTCTGATTTCCCCTTTTGCCAAGAGGTTTCTTGAGCTGAAGTTGCTGACAAGGACCAGACTTGACACGCCGCAaggggtttgttgttgttttatttctcgGGCGCTCAGTCCCGCCTGGGATTCTGTAagtgggtgctgcaggggctccGGCAAGGCGTCAAAAACGCCTGCCCTGCACCCAAGGGTGGCGCGGgatctcctccagctgcagcctttccGCGGGGTGCTTGGCCAAGCACCAGCGGATCAGATGCTGGCACTCTGGGGAGAGAAGGCAGACAGCGGCGGTCAGCGGCAGaaggctcctgcccagctgcccccgGCGCCCGCGGGGCCCGGGCCGCGCTGCGTGTGCTCGGGGCCGCGCCGGCCCCCCGAGCGACTCTGCCCCGCGGGAAGAGAGCGGCACGGCGGGACACGGCCGCCTCCGCCGGCCGCGCGGGCCACGCCGACCCCGTGGGCACGGGCCGCCTCCTGCGGCCGGCCTCGGGGCAGATCGACGCCGCGCGGAGCGGCGTGAGGGCCGCGCCGGGCCGCGCGGCGCCGGCCGCCAGAGCCGCCTTCTCGGGGCCGGAGACCAACCTGGAGAGACCTGCTGCCAGAAgaagagctgccccagcacgaTGGCATGGTCGTCCTCGAAGGGGAGGCTCCCGCACACCATGACGTACAGCAGCACGCCCAGGGACCAGACGGTGGCCGCATGGCCGTGGTAGCAGCCAAGCCAGATCCACTCGGGCGGGCTGTAGGCGTGCGTTCCTAGGGGAGACGGGCGGCGCTGTCCAGGCgctggctgctgccttgcagagcCCAGCGCCAGGCTCCTGGCCGAGGCGGGGGCTGCACCCGCGGCCACAGCTTCCCCCCCGGGGACACCCCGCGTCCCCCAGCCAGCTGGCCGAAGCCAAGGAACCATTTTGCGGGGCAAACAAGGCTAGCAGAGCGGCCCAGGCCCCTGCGGGCCTGCCGAGCCGGGAGGCCCGGAGCCGGCTTTTGCCGCCCCGCTCTGTGGGCAGGGCCGGCAGCCGGCTCCCGGGGCACGGCGTCTGGCCCCGGCCAAAGGGCAGCCGGCTGAAGGCCGCAGCCCGCAGCCCGGGAGGGAGTGgggccctgcagtgcctggcaccGGGAGCAGGGCCCGGGCCCTGGGCTCACCGGCAAACCGCGTGTAGGCCCGCTCCTGGAGGAAGGTGCCGCAACCGAAGTCGATGAGCTTCAGGTCGCCGCTCTCCGGGTCCACGAGGAGGTTCTCCGGCTTGATGTCCCGGTGCAGGACGCCGCAGGCGGTGCAGTGCCGCACGGCCTCCAGCACCTGGACGAAAAGCCAGCGTGCCGCCTCCTCGCTCAGCAACCCAtgctccagcaggaactgcGGGAGATCCTGCCATGCCTCCGGCCGCTCCATCACCAGCACGAAGCTGTCAGGCAGCTCGAACCAGTCGAGGAGCTGGATGATGTTGTAGCAGCCAGAGCGCACCTTCTCCATCAGCACGATCTCCATGGGCACGCGGGTGCCGTCGGgctgtgaggaggagaaaatcagTGCCTCCGGCaggcctgctgctgctgccctggggctgctgcgcTGCGCCCTGCCTGGGATGCCCAGGCGCCCCCTTGCGCAGCCTCCCTGGTGCTTGGGCTTCCTCCCGCCCAGGGGATGCTTGGGCGgtgcccctgcccggccccgccgccgccgctgttTGGCACGGCCGGGCCCGCGATGCTGCGGCTCGCACGCTCAGGCCACGCCCGCTGCCCCCGCCATCCCCCGCCTGCCGCTGCCAGTCGGCGCCCCGGGATCCTCCctgcccgcccccgcccgctcTGTCCCGCCGGGCCCGCTCACTCACCAGCTCGACCCACTGCAGGACGCTCTCCCGGGCCACGCGTTTAATGGCCACCTGCAAgccatggagagaggagggcTGAGCT
The DNA window shown above is from Camarhynchus parvulus chromosome 5, STF_HiC, whole genome shotgun sequence and carries:
- the SVIP gene encoding small VCP/p97-interacting protein, giving the protein MGQCLPCMGDAVKDVVETPDPEVKRRQLAEAAEKRQMEASSRGIKNVYSVEQKKKKQEEIERRMAASRPGEEGGLRWQVG